A section of the Spirosoma pollinicola genome encodes:
- the rplJ gene encoding 50S ribosomal protein L10, which yields MKREDKGAIIEELTGKFQSIPFFYITEANGMTVAETNNLRRMCFERGIEYRVVKNTFIKKALEPLDTDYTPFNDTVLHGQSAVMFHPENGKAPAKLIKEFRKTNDKLQLKAASIDNSLFIGADQLDMLIALKSKEELIGEIIGLLQSPAKNVISALQSGGNKLAGILKTLSEREEAA from the coding sequence ATGAAGCGCGAGGACAAAGGAGCAATTATTGAGGAATTAACTGGAAAGTTCCAGTCTATTCCCTTCTTCTACATCACGGAAGCCAATGGCATGACGGTTGCTGAAACAAACAACCTCCGTCGGATGTGTTTTGAGCGGGGCATCGAGTATAGAGTGGTGAAAAATACATTCATCAAGAAAGCACTCGAACCCCTTGATACGGATTATACTCCGTTCAACGATACGGTATTGCATGGTCAGTCGGCGGTGATGTTTCACCCCGAAAATGGCAAAGCACCGGCTAAGCTTATTAAGGAGTTCCGTAAAACGAACGACAAGCTGCAACTGAAAGCTGCGTCTATTGACAATAGCTTATTTATTGGTGCTGATCAACTTGATATGCTCATCGCACTGAAGAGCAAAGAAGAGTTAATCGGAGAAATCATCGGTCTGTTGCAATCACCTGCCAAAAACGTCATCTCGGCGTTGCAAAGTGGCGGCAACAAATTGGCCGGTATCCTCAAAACGCTGTCGGAGCGCGAGGAAGCAGCCTAG
- the rplL gene encoding 50S ribosomal protein L7/L12: MADLKAFAEQLVSLTVKEVNELATILKDEYGIEPAAAAPVMVAGGAGAGDAAPAVAEKTSFDVVLKSAGAAKLAVVKLVKDLTGLGLKEAKELVDTAPKPVKEGVSKDEAEALRKQLEEAGAEVEVK, translated from the coding sequence ATGGCAGATTTGAAAGCGTTCGCGGAGCAGCTTGTAAGCCTGACAGTTAAAGAAGTTAACGAGTTAGCTACTATCCTGAAGGATGAGTATGGTATCGAACCGGCTGCAGCCGCTCCAGTAATGGTAGCTGGTGGTGCAGGCGCAGGTGATGCCGCTCCGGCTGTTGCTGAGAAAACGTCGTTTGACGTTGTTCTTAAGTCGGCTGGTGCTGCTAAACTAGCTGTCGTGAAACTGGTTAAAGATCTAACGGGTCTGGGCCTGAAAGAAGCCAAGGAATTGGTTGACACAGCACCGAAACCAGTTAAAGAAGGTGTAAGCAAAGACGAAGCCGAAGCGCTTCGTAAGCAACTTGAAGAAGCTGGTGCTGAAGTAGAAGTTAAGTAA
- the rpoB gene encoding DNA-directed RNA polymerase subunit beta: protein MATNAKISTRKNFATIQPVIGYPDFLDIQVKSFKDFFQLDTPSNQRSEEGLFKVFQENFPISDSRENFKLEFIDYLVDPPKYSVDESIDRGLTYSVPLKAKLRLTNNDPDNEDFETIEQEVFLGNIPYMTEKGSFVINGAERVIVSQLHRSPGVFFSMSKHTNGTKLYSARIIPFKGSWIEFSTDVNNVMYAYIDRKKKFPVTTLLRAIGFGSDKDILDLFGLSEEVPATPANLKKAIGRRLAARVLRTWTEDFVDEDTGEVVSISRNEVLLERDSAISVDDIDVITESGQKSVILHKEDMNMADYNIIYNTLQKDSSNSEKEAVEQIYRQLRNADAPDEQTAREIIQSLFFSDKRYDLGDVGRYRINKKLGLDISSDMKVLTTEDIVSIVKYLIGLINSKAVVDDIDHLSNRRVRTVGEQLYAQFGVGLARMARTIKERMNVRDNEDFKPVDLINARTLSSVINSFFGTNQLSQFMDQTNPLAEVTHKRRMSALGPGGLSRERAGFEVRDVHYTHYGRLCTIETPEGPNIGLISSLCVYAKINSMGFIETPYRIIENGKVSMDKPVMYLTAEEEDTHYIAQANAGIDKKGNFMVDRLKARFEGDFPIAEPQNVTFMDIAPNQIVSVAASMIPFLEHDDANRALMGSNMQRQAVPLLRPEAPIVGTGLEARVAVDSRTLVIAEADGVIEFVDASKIIVRYSLDEDQLAITFDEDRKTYNLIKFRRTNQDTCINIRPTVLKGQKVKKGDVLCEGYATQAGELALGRNMKVAFMPWQGYNFEDAIVISERVVREDIFTSIHIEEFELEVRDTKRGEEELTSEIPNVSEETVRNLDENGIVRVGTEVKEGDILIGKITPKGESDPTPEEKLLRAIFGDKAGDVKDASKKAPPSLKGVVIDTKLFARPAKEDRGKHKDEVKALMKKYGRELNDFRARMIEKLVHLLDGKTSAGAKHKFGDEIVSKGVKFNRKNITDNLFPDRNAYRDESSYSVPEEANLLADMNLDNWTDDEKLNQMLVTLIKSYNNRRSEITGRFKRERFTLEVGDELPAGIVKLAKVYIAKKRKLKVGDKMAGRHGNKGVVARIVRDEDMPFLEDGTKVDIVLNPLGVPSRMNIGQIYETVLAWAGQKLDRKYATPIFDGATEQQVADELDEAGLPSFGRTYLYNGLTGDRFDQPVTVGIIYMLKLGHLVDDKMHARSIGPYSLITQQPLGGKAQFGGQRFGEMEVWALEAFGASHILQEILTVKSDDVVGRAKAYEAIVKGENLPKPNIPESFNVLVHELRGLALEITLE from the coding sequence TTGGCGACAAACGCGAAAATCAGTACGCGCAAAAATTTTGCGACGATTCAGCCAGTGATTGGGTATCCAGACTTTTTGGATATTCAAGTAAAATCCTTCAAAGATTTTTTCCAGCTTGACACGCCCTCCAACCAACGGTCGGAAGAAGGGTTGTTCAAAGTTTTTCAGGAAAATTTCCCCATTTCAGACTCCCGCGAGAATTTTAAGTTGGAGTTCATCGACTACTTGGTCGATCCCCCGAAATACTCGGTTGACGAGTCTATCGATCGGGGTTTGACGTATTCGGTGCCTTTGAAAGCGAAACTGCGCCTTACAAACAATGACCCCGACAACGAGGACTTTGAAACGATTGAGCAGGAAGTATTCTTAGGAAACATTCCGTATATGACCGAGAAAGGCTCGTTTGTCATTAACGGAGCCGAACGTGTGATTGTTTCTCAATTGCACCGTTCGCCGGGTGTGTTCTTCTCCATGAGCAAGCACACAAACGGAACAAAGCTTTATTCAGCTCGGATTATTCCTTTTAAAGGCTCTTGGATTGAATTCTCAACCGATGTTAACAATGTCATGTATGCGTACATTGACCGCAAGAAGAAATTCCCGGTTACAACGCTTTTACGGGCTATTGGTTTCGGTTCAGATAAAGACATCTTGGACTTGTTCGGTTTATCGGAAGAAGTACCGGCAACGCCTGCCAACCTGAAAAAGGCCATTGGCCGTCGGTTAGCGGCTCGGGTACTGCGCACGTGGACGGAAGATTTCGTGGATGAGGATACGGGCGAAGTGGTGTCGATCAGTCGGAACGAGGTGCTCCTGGAGCGCGACTCGGCTATTTCCGTAGACGATATCGATGTAATTACGGAATCGGGACAGAAGTCGGTCATTCTGCATAAGGAAGACATGAACATGGCCGATTACAACATTATTTACAACACGCTGCAAAAAGATAGCTCTAACTCTGAAAAAGAGGCTGTAGAGCAAATCTACCGGCAGCTTCGGAACGCTGATGCACCTGACGAGCAAACCGCTCGTGAAATCATTCAGAGCTTGTTCTTCTCGGATAAGCGCTATGACCTTGGTGACGTAGGCCGCTACCGGATTAATAAAAAGCTCGGTCTTGACATTTCGTCAGACATGAAAGTACTGACCACAGAAGACATCGTGTCGATTGTGAAGTACCTGATTGGTCTGATCAACTCGAAAGCCGTTGTCGATGATATTGACCACCTGAGTAATCGACGTGTTCGGACAGTAGGTGAGCAGTTATATGCACAGTTTGGCGTTGGTCTGGCCCGTATGGCCCGGACGATCAAAGAACGGATGAATGTGCGGGATAATGAGGACTTCAAACCTGTCGACCTTATCAATGCCCGGACGCTATCGTCGGTTATTAACTCGTTCTTTGGCACTAACCAGCTATCGCAGTTCATGGACCAAACCAACCCACTGGCCGAAGTGACGCACAAGCGTCGCATGTCAGCATTGGGACCCGGTGGTCTATCTCGCGAACGGGCGGGCTTCGAGGTTCGTGACGTACACTATACCCACTATGGTCGTCTGTGTACTATCGAAACACCTGAAGGACCAAATATTGGTCTGATTTCATCACTGTGTGTCTATGCTAAAATTAATAGCATGGGCTTCATCGAAACACCTTACCGGATTATTGAAAATGGTAAAGTATCGATGGACAAGCCGGTGATGTATCTGACGGCTGAAGAAGAAGATACGCACTATATCGCGCAGGCTAACGCAGGTATCGACAAGAAAGGAAATTTCATGGTTGATCGCCTGAAGGCCCGTTTTGAAGGTGACTTCCCGATTGCTGAACCGCAGAATGTAACCTTCATGGACATTGCGCCAAACCAGATTGTGTCGGTTGCTGCGTCTATGATTCCGTTCCTCGAACACGATGATGCTAACCGTGCCCTGATGGGTTCGAACATGCAACGTCAGGCTGTGCCACTTCTCCGTCCTGAAGCACCTATCGTAGGTACAGGTTTGGAAGCTCGTGTAGCGGTTGATTCGCGGACATTGGTTATTGCTGAAGCTGATGGCGTAATTGAATTTGTTGACGCATCTAAAATCATTGTTCGCTATAGTCTTGATGAAGATCAGTTGGCTATTACGTTCGATGAAGATCGGAAGACATACAACCTCATCAAGTTCCGTCGTACCAACCAGGATACATGCATCAACATTCGTCCAACTGTTCTTAAAGGACAGAAGGTGAAGAAAGGTGATGTATTGTGCGAAGGCTACGCCACACAGGCCGGTGAACTGGCCCTTGGCCGGAACATGAAAGTAGCGTTCATGCCTTGGCAAGGATATAACTTTGAGGATGCTATTGTGATTTCGGAGCGTGTTGTACGCGAAGATATCTTTACCTCGATTCACATCGAAGAGTTTGAACTGGAAGTTCGTGATACCAAGCGGGGCGAAGAGGAATTAACCTCTGAAATTCCGAACGTAAGCGAAGAAACTGTTCGTAACCTCGATGAAAATGGTATCGTTCGGGTAGGTACAGAAGTGAAGGAAGGCGATATTCTGATCGGTAAGATTACACCGAAGGGCGAAAGCGATCCGACACCAGAAGAAAAACTTCTCCGTGCCATTTTTGGCGACAAAGCTGGCGACGTGAAAGATGCTTCCAAAAAAGCACCACCATCGCTGAAAGGCGTCGTGATCGATACCAAGTTGTTTGCGCGTCCGGCCAAAGAAGATCGGGGCAAGCATAAAGACGAGGTAAAAGCACTGATGAAGAAATATGGCCGTGAGTTGAATGACTTCCGGGCTCGTATGATCGAGAAATTGGTGCATTTGCTGGATGGCAAAACCAGCGCGGGTGCTAAACATAAGTTTGGCGACGAGATTGTGAGCAAAGGCGTGAAGTTCAACCGTAAGAATATTACGGATAACCTCTTCCCGGATCGCAATGCCTACCGCGATGAAAGCAGCTACTCTGTACCAGAGGAAGCTAACCTTCTGGCCGATATGAACCTCGACAACTGGACGGATGATGAAAAACTGAACCAGATGCTTGTCACGCTGATTAAAAGCTACAACAATCGTCGCAGTGAAATCACCGGTCGGTTCAAACGTGAACGGTTTACGCTCGAAGTTGGTGATGAATTACCTGCCGGTATCGTGAAACTAGCTAAAGTCTATATTGCCAAGAAGCGTAAGCTGAAAGTAGGGGATAAGATGGCTGGCCGTCACGGTAACAAAGGGGTTGTTGCCCGGATCGTGCGCGATGAAGACATGCCATTCCTGGAAGATGGAACGAAAGTCGATATTGTACTGAACCCGCTTGGCGTACCATCCCGTATGAACATCGGGCAGATTTACGAAACTGTACTGGCCTGGGCCGGTCAGAAATTAGATCGTAAATATGCAACCCCGATTTTCGACGGTGCGACAGAACAGCAGGTAGCTGATGAGCTGGATGAGGCAGGTTTGCCATCATTTGGCCGGACGTACCTATACAATGGTCTGACGGGCGACCGTTTTGATCAGCCTGTAACGGTTGGGATCATCTACATGCTCAAGCTCGGTCACTTGGTGGACGATAAGATGCACGCCCGTTCCATTGGGCCCTACTCGCTCATTACACAGCAACCGCTGGGTGGTAAAGCGCAGTTTGGTGGTCAACGGTTCGGTGAGATGGAAGTGTGGGCGCTGGAAGCCTTCGGTGCTTCGCACATCCTGCAGGAAATCCTGACGGTGAAATCCGATGACGTGGTTGGCCGCGCGAAGGCATATGAGGCAATCGTGAAAGGTGAAAACCTGCCGAAGCCAAATATTCCTGAGTCGTTCAACGTACTCGTACACGAGTTGCGTGGTCTGGCACTTGAAATTACACTTGAATAA
- the rpoC gene encoding DNA-directed RNA polymerase subunit beta': MSFKKNKKLNSDFASVTISLASPESILESSYGEVTQPETINYRTYKPEMGGLFCERIFGPVKDWECHCGKYKRIRYKGIICDRCGVEVTEKKVRRERMGHIELVVPVAHIWYFRSLPNKIGYLLGLSTKKLDQVIYYERYVVVQPGVKAEDGINQLDFLTEDEYLDIIDKLPGNNQHLDDKDPNKFIAKMGAEALEMLLSRVELDELSYSLRHAAATDTSQQRKAEALKRLKVVEAFREANGRIENRPEWMVIKMVPVIPPELRPLVPLDGGRFATSDLNDLYRRVIIRNNRLKRLIEIKAPEVILRNEKRMLQEAVDSLFDNSRKVNAVRSEGNRALKSLSDMLKGKQGRFRQNLLGKRVDYSGRSVIVVGPELKLHECGLPKDMAAELFKPFVIRKLIERGIVKTVKSAKKIVDRKDPVIWDILENVLKGHPVLLNRAPTLHRLGIQAFQPKLIEGKAIQLHPLVCTAFNADFDGDQMAVHVPLGQEAVLEASLLMLASHNILNPANGAPITVPSQDMVLGLYYVTKGRKSIPEYPILGEGMTFYGTEEVIIGINEGKVSKHANIKCRVKVRDENGELVYKVIDTVAGRLLFNQAVPEEVGYINELLTKKKLQQIIALIFKISGGARTAQFLDEIKELGFQMAFRGGLSIGLSDIMIPEAKQGLVDDAKAEVQAVWDNYLMGLITENERYNQVIDIWTRVNSKLTETLMKQLEADQGGFNSIYMMMHSGARGSREQIRQLGGMRGLMAKPQKNLQGSVGEIIENPILSNFKEGLDVLEYFISTHGARKGLADTALKTADAGYLTRRLHDVAQDVIISEDDCGTLRGLQVSALKDNEDIVEPLSERILGRTTVHDVYDPLTKELIVASGELVTEEVAAHIDETSIETVEIRSVLTCESRQGVCAKCYGRNLASGRMVDIGEAVGVIASQSIGEPGTQLTLRTFHVGGTASNIAVDASIKAKFDGLIEFEEMRTVQSEDNDGNPLTIVMGRSGEVRIVNPSDRSVVLISNNVPYGAFLRVKDGDMVKKGDDICAWDPYNAVILSELTGTLNFDAIEDGITYREEFDEQTGFQEKVIIESRDKAKNPAIVVQGTTTLTLHLPDNDGGPLQKSYNLPVGSRLVVKEGQKIKAGQPLAKIPRNVGKTRDITGGLPRVTELFEARNPSNPAVVSEIDGVVTYGAIKRGNREIFIESRDGTKKKYLVPLSKFILVQDNDFVRAGAPLSDGAITPSDILAIKGPTAVQEYLVNEIQEVYRLQGVKINDKHIEAIVRQMMQKVEIIDSGDTNFLEGQVVDKWSFREENDKVLDAKVVMDAGDSPNVKPGQIVTSRQLRDENSGLKRRDMALVTVRDAMAAVSQPTLMGITQSSLGTDSFISAASFQETTKVLSEASIRGKRDVLDGLKENVIVGHLIPAGTGLRRYQTAIVGSKEELETITESREQYARSKKKATV, translated from the coding sequence ATGTCGTTCAAAAAGAACAAAAAGCTCAACAGCGACTTTGCCAGCGTGACGATCAGTCTGGCATCGCCGGAGTCTATTTTGGAGAGTTCCTACGGCGAGGTAACACAGCCGGAGACAATCAACTACCGGACCTACAAACCCGAAATGGGTGGCTTGTTTTGCGAGCGCATCTTCGGGCCAGTGAAGGACTGGGAATGTCACTGCGGTAAATACAAGCGGATTCGCTATAAAGGCATTATCTGCGATCGTTGTGGTGTTGAAGTAACCGAGAAAAAGGTACGCCGGGAGCGTATGGGCCACATCGAACTGGTGGTGCCTGTTGCGCATATCTGGTATTTCCGCAGCTTGCCCAACAAAATTGGGTATCTGCTGGGCCTTTCGACCAAAAAACTTGATCAGGTCATTTACTATGAACGCTACGTTGTTGTACAGCCTGGCGTAAAAGCAGAAGATGGCATTAATCAACTCGATTTCCTGACGGAAGACGAGTATCTGGACATTATTGACAAATTGCCGGGTAACAACCAGCATCTTGACGACAAAGACCCGAACAAATTCATCGCCAAGATGGGGGCCGAAGCGTTAGAGATGTTGTTGTCGCGGGTAGAGTTAGACGAACTGTCGTACTCGCTACGTCACGCGGCTGCAACGGATACGTCGCAACAACGGAAAGCAGAAGCGCTGAAACGGCTTAAAGTCGTTGAAGCATTCCGGGAAGCAAACGGCCGTATTGAAAACCGTCCTGAATGGATGGTGATCAAGATGGTACCGGTTATTCCGCCCGAACTTCGTCCGCTCGTCCCTCTGGATGGTGGTCGTTTTGCTACGTCCGATTTGAATGACCTGTATCGTCGGGTTATCATTCGGAACAACCGTCTGAAGCGTCTTATTGAGATCAAAGCTCCCGAAGTAATTCTCCGTAACGAAAAACGGATGTTGCAGGAAGCCGTCGATTCGCTGTTCGACAACTCACGTAAAGTGAATGCCGTTCGTTCGGAAGGTAACCGTGCCCTGAAGTCGTTGTCCGACATGTTGAAAGGTAAGCAAGGTCGTTTCCGGCAGAACTTACTTGGTAAGCGTGTGGATTACTCTGGTCGTTCGGTTATTGTGGTTGGGCCTGAATTGAAGCTCCACGAATGTGGTCTGCCGAAAGACATGGCTGCCGAATTGTTCAAGCCGTTTGTTATTCGCAAACTGATTGAACGGGGTATCGTTAAAACGGTGAAATCGGCTAAGAAAATCGTTGACCGCAAAGACCCTGTTATCTGGGACATTCTGGAAAACGTACTGAAAGGCCACCCTGTTTTGTTAAACCGGGCTCCAACACTTCACCGTTTGGGTATCCAGGCATTCCAGCCAAAATTGATCGAGGGTAAAGCTATCCAGTTGCACCCACTTGTTTGTACCGCCTTCAACGCTGACTTTGATGGTGACCAGATGGCCGTTCACGTGCCACTGGGCCAGGAAGCTGTCCTTGAAGCGTCGCTGCTGATGCTGGCGTCGCACAATATCCTCAACCCTGCTAATGGTGCGCCTATTACGGTACCCTCGCAGGACATGGTATTGGGTCTGTACTACGTAACAAAAGGTCGCAAGAGCATTCCTGAGTACCCAATCTTGGGCGAAGGCATGACGTTCTATGGTACTGAAGAGGTAATCATCGGTATCAACGAAGGGAAAGTTTCCAAGCACGCCAACATTAAGTGTCGGGTTAAGGTCCGGGACGAAAATGGCGAGCTGGTTTATAAAGTCATTGACACTGTAGCGGGCCGGTTGTTGTTCAACCAGGCTGTTCCGGAAGAGGTGGGCTACATTAATGAACTGCTGACGAAGAAGAAACTTCAGCAAATCATTGCGCTTATCTTCAAAATCTCGGGCGGTGCTCGGACAGCTCAGTTCCTTGATGAAATCAAAGAGCTTGGTTTCCAGATGGCGTTTAGAGGTGGTCTGTCAATCGGTTTGAGCGACATCATGATTCCTGAAGCAAAACAGGGACTTGTTGACGACGCAAAAGCTGAGGTACAGGCTGTTTGGGATAACTACCTGATGGGTCTGATTACAGAGAACGAACGCTATAACCAGGTTATCGATATCTGGACGCGTGTGAACTCCAAGCTAACCGAGACGCTGATGAAGCAGCTCGAAGCCGACCAGGGCGGGTTTAACTCAATTTACATGATGATGCACTCGGGAGCCCGTGGTTCGCGTGAGCAGATTCGTCAGTTGGGTGGTATGCGTGGTCTGATGGCCAAACCGCAGAAAAACCTGCAAGGCTCAGTGGGTGAGATTATCGAAAACCCGATTCTGTCGAACTTCAAAGAAGGTCTTGATGTATTGGAGTACTTTATCTCAACACACGGTGCGCGGAAAGGTCTGGCCGATACGGCTCTGAAAACGGCCGATGCCGGTTACCTGACCCGTCGTTTGCATGACGTAGCACAGGATGTTATTATCAGTGAAGACGATTGCGGTACACTTCGCGGTCTGCAAGTGTCAGCTCTGAAAGATAATGAAGATATCGTTGAGCCATTATCTGAACGTATCCTGGGCCGTACTACGGTTCATGATGTATATGATCCGCTAACGAAAGAGTTAATCGTTGCATCGGGTGAATTAGTGACTGAAGAAGTTGCTGCTCACATCGACGAAACGAGCATTGAAACAGTCGAAATTCGTTCGGTATTGACTTGCGAATCGCGTCAAGGTGTTTGCGCCAAGTGTTATGGCCGCAACCTGGCATCGGGCCGCATGGTAGATATTGGCGAAGCGGTGGGTGTAATTGCCTCGCAGTCGATTGGTGAGCCAGGTACGCAGTTAACCCTTCGTACATTCCACGTAGGTGGTACGGCCTCTAACATTGCCGTTGATGCATCGATCAAAGCGAAATTCGATGGTTTGATCGAGTTCGAAGAAATGCGGACGGTTCAATCGGAAGACAACGACGGTAACCCATTGACGATCGTAATGGGTCGCTCGGGCGAAGTTCGGATTGTGAATCCAAGTGACCGGAGCGTCGTTCTGATCAGCAACAACGTGCCGTATGGTGCATTCCTGCGGGTGAAAGATGGCGACATGGTGAAAAAGGGCGACGATATTTGCGCCTGGGATCCTTATAACGCCGTTATCCTGTCTGAATTGACCGGTACGTTGAACTTCGACGCTATTGAAGATGGTATTACATACCGTGAGGAATTCGATGAGCAAACTGGCTTTCAGGAGAAAGTAATCATCGAAAGCCGCGATAAAGCGAAAAACCCGGCCATTGTTGTACAAGGCACAACAACGTTAACGTTGCACTTGCCTGATAACGATGGCGGTCCGTTGCAGAAGAGCTACAACTTACCTGTTGGATCTCGTCTAGTTGTGAAGGAAGGTCAGAAAATTAAAGCTGGTCAGCCGTTGGCGAAAATTCCACGTAACGTTGGTAAAACCCGTGATATCACCGGTGGTCTGCCACGTGTAACGGAATTATTTGAAGCCCGTAACCCGTCGAACCCCGCAGTAGTAAGTGAAATTGATGGCGTTGTAACGTATGGCGCTATCAAACGTGGTAACCGGGAGATCTTCATCGAGTCGAGAGACGGAACGAAGAAGAAGTACCTCGTGCCGCTGTCGAAGTTCATCCTTGTACAGGACAATGACTTTGTACGCGCCGGTGCTCCATTATCTGACGGTGCCATAACACCAAGCGACATTCTGGCTATCAAAGGCCCGACGGCCGTTCAGGAGTATCTGGTAAATGAAATTCAGGAAGTATATCGTCTGCAAGGGGTAAAAATCAACGATAAGCACATCGAAGCCATTGTTCGGCAGATGATGCAGAAAGTTGAGATCATCGACTCGGGCGATACCAACTTCCTCGAAGGTCAGGTTGTGGACAAATGGTCTTTCCGTGAAGAAAACGATAAAGTTCTTGACGCCAAAGTGGTAATGGACGCTGGTGATTCACCGAACGTTAAACCAGGGCAGATTGTAACGAGCCGTCAACTTCGTGACGAGAACTCAGGTCTGAAACGTCGTGATATGGCCCTTGTGACCGTTCGCGATGCTATGGCTGCTGTTTCGCAGCCAACGCTGATGGGTATCACGCAATCGTCTTTAGGTACAGACAGCTTTATCTCGGCTGCTTCCTTCCAGGAAACGACGAAAGTACTGAGCGAAGCGTCGATTCGTGGCAAACGCGACGTACTCGATGGCTTGAAAGAGAACGTAATTGTTGGTCACCTAATTCCTGCCGGTACAGGCCTTCGTCGCTACCAAACAGCGATTGTTGGCTCGAAAGAGGAACTGGAAACGATTACCGAATCCCGCGAACAGTACGCTCGCAGCAAAAAGAAGGCTACGGTGTAA
- a CDS encoding type II toxin-antitoxin system PemK/MazF family toxin — protein MAVVVARFDVWLVSLDPTKGSEIAKTRPCIVISPDSVNKYLNTVMVAPLTSTRKPYPTRVDCQFDNRDGQVTLDQARSVDKLRLIKKIGQLDEAINQKICATLVAMFSY, from the coding sequence ATGGCAGTGGTAGTAGCTCGCTTCGACGTATGGCTGGTTTCTCTTGACCCAACGAAAGGCAGTGAAATTGCAAAAACACGCCCCTGCATCGTTATTTCACCAGATTCGGTTAATAAATATTTGAATACAGTCATGGTTGCACCCTTGACAAGTACCCGAAAACCTTATCCCACTCGGGTTGATTGTCAGTTTGACAATCGAGACGGACAAGTTACACTAGATCAGGCCAGGAGTGTTGATAAATTACGGTTGATAAAGAAAATTGGTCAATTGGACGAAGCCATCAATCAGAAAATATGTGCTACACTGGTGGCTATGTTTAGCTATTGA
- a CDS encoding AbrB/MazE/SpoVT family DNA-binding domain-containing protein, which produces MHIPIRRIGNSQGIILPRTLLQQTGIENEVDIQVIDGAIILRPVQSNPRASWDSLFQKAIDAGHSPENDLFENMTNDFDQTEWQW; this is translated from the coding sequence ATGCACATACCCATCCGACGTATTGGCAATTCGCAAGGCATTATTCTACCCCGTACTTTGCTTCAGCAAACGGGCATTGAAAATGAAGTTGATATACAAGTTATAGACGGAGCTATCATTTTGCGGCCAGTCCAATCAAACCCACGTGCCAGTTGGGATAGCCTGTTCCAGAAAGCAATAGACGCAGGTCATTCGCCCGAGAACGACTTATTTGAGAATATGACCAACGATTTTGATCAAACAGAATGGCAGTGGTAG